Part of the Hemiscyllium ocellatum isolate sHemOce1 chromosome 15, sHemOce1.pat.X.cur, whole genome shotgun sequence genome is shown below.
gggaggccCAGGGGCAGTGAGCTGGGGCTAGGATGGAGGCTGGTTTGGGGAAGCTGCATTGGTGTTGAATCGTCGCAGGGACTGCAGAGCAAGGACACAGCAGCTGCGCAGCAACACCCCGATATTGTAGACAGGCTGCGAGCTGCCTCGCTGGGTACTGACAATCCAGGCGACAGTGGGGACTGCGGGCACTGTCACCGCCAGCAGATCCACAATATAATACCGGCTCCAGTGTGCTACTCGACTGGGAGCCTCATCCAGAGCCGGCTGGATGGGCACCTGTGGCACTCCTGCTCTGGGGGTCTCAAGCACTGCCCCCAAAGGAACCAAACGGGAGTCGACTGGCCGCAGATCCGGACTCCCACCGAGAGTCTGCAGTGTCTGATCGTCAGGGAGTGGTCTCGAGTTCTCTGCCCCAGCGGTGAGCCCGCCAGGGTCAAAGGTGCTTGACCTCAGGACCTTCTCCGCTATCACTTCCAGGTCAGGATGACAGGGGGAGAAGTCGGTTTGGATGGCCTGCTCTCGGACAGTGCTCAGCTGGATCCTGGCTGATGGCCTATACCCCTCCCGCAGTAAGGACCGGGCTGTGAGGGCAGCAGCCTCCGCAGCGCGATCGATCCCAGAGGCGAGGGAACCACGATGAGGAAGATCAGAGCCATCAAGGACCAGGAGCTCAGGCCCCTGCTCACTCAGCTTGGTATAGGTGGAGCTGCGGGTCAGAGACCGGGCTGGAGAGCCAGCAGCAGACTGAGACGCACCATCCTGCGCCAACTCCATGCTGTGTAACAGAGTCTCCAACTTCTTGTTTTGAATGTTGATGTCAATGAAATACTTCTGAATGCCTTTATCCTTCTCCACCAGGTTATTCTTCACTGTGTCGATCACCTGTTTTAGCTGTTTGATCTCCTTCCTGGCCTCCTTCAGGGAGAGCTGAGCTTCAACACGGTGACACTCCTCCTCAATCCAATCTTCCTGCATCCGGGACAGCTGCAATTTCAAAtcctccacctccccacccctgtGAAAACCACAAGGACACAATGTTAGACCCTCATTGTCAATCATTACTTTTGAGACAGGGAGGAGTACATCCAATCCCCATGCCTGATCCACATTATTGAGTCACGTCATGGCTAAtgtattttttattaattcattcaagGCTGTTGCTAATTGGACCAGCACTTATTGTTAGTTGCCTTTGTAAAGGCAGTGCTGAGCTTCTGGGATTAATCCAGCTTTATTCCATACCCCTCAAATCCCCTCACTGACAAAGCTCCATCATAATCCTGAAGCTGCCCCCCAGCATTCATAATTTTATTCAGCAGAATTCCCACTACCCATTGTGTTAATTCAAAACACACTGAACGACTTCGGTCTGCTTTAGTTCCCCTTTGTTTTGGATTCATACCCAGTGGAAACTGTTTCTCTGTATCTGTTCAATTGAACCTTTTCATCGTTTcaaacacccccaaccccaaccctcccTCACAAAAGAGTAGTCCTTTGATCTATTTTATCTTTATATCTGCAGATAGTCACTTCCTGTTATTTTAAACTTGTTGGAAATATAATTTATGCTTATCTCCCAACACAGTTCCCTGGGgcataagagagagagtgagatagagaaagGGGAAAGAagtgggagggaggaggtgaagacagagagagagagagtaagtggCCATCCTGAACTGACCAGTGATGGTCATCTTGTACTGACCAGTTAAAGACCACCCTGTCTGACCATTGATGTTCATGCTGTACTGACCAGTAGTGACTATCCTGCACTGATCAGTAGTGGCCATTGTGTACTGACCAGTAGTGGCTAGTTTATACTGACCAGTGATGGACATGATGTACTGACCAGTGATGGCCATGCTTTTCTGctgtcccccttcccctcccagtGCTAGTTCACATCTCTAAAGCCTGAGCTCTATGATATTCCTGTCTTCTCACACAATCCTGAATCAGCAATACCTCTCATCCAGCTTCTCCTCCGTCTCCTTTAGCTTTGCCCTCAGATGCCGGATGCAGACTTCTTTTTGCTGCAGTGGGGTCAGATATTGCTCTGGTGTTGGTGGCTTGATCCCATGGTTTTCACTGCACGACGAATATTTACTCGAACGTCTGCACAGCAAATTGACAAACAATTAGTGACAAAGGATCAAATCATACCTGTTGAAATACAAACACGAGAAAGCTATTTATTCAAGAATAATTTGCATTTGTAGGCACCTTTCACGAGTTTGAAATGTTC
Proteins encoded:
- the LOC132822852 gene encoding syntaphilin-like; this translates as MPGRRKPSRGVHGRSGFSSLFKSTLTPSSSSASAQQETQPLLQPSRRTSPPVRLRDSCATSSLSSSSNSGSYKGSDSSPTPRRSSKYSSCSENHGIKPPTPEQYLTPLQQKEVCIRHLRAKLKETEEKLDERGGEVEDLKLQLSRMQEDWIEEECHRVEAQLSLKEARKEIKQLKQVIDTVKNNLVEKDKGIQKYFIDINIQNKKLETLLHSMELAQDGASQSAAGSPARSLTRSSTYTKLSEQGPELLVLDGSDLPHRGSLASGIDRAAEAAALTARSLLREGYRPSARIQLSTVREQAIQTDFSPCHPDLEVIAEKVLRSSTFDPGGLTAGAENSRPLPDDQTLQTLGGSPDLRPVDSRLVPLGAVLETPRAGVPQVPIQPALDEAPSRVAHWSRYYIVDLLAVTVPAVPTVAWIVSTQRGSSQPVYNIGVLLRSCCVLALQSLRRFNTNAASPNQPPS